TTGTTGCCGTTTCAGCTGGCTTTATCCTAGAGAAGTTAGGTTTTGAGAAATATGTACGTCCAGAAGCGTATGAATCAATAGATTCTGGCTCAAGCTGCGGTACTTCTTGTGGCGATTCTACACCAGCACCTAAAAAAGAGTCTGGCTGTGGAACCTCTTGTGGTGATGCTTTGCCAGAAGTACAAGTTTCTTGCTGCTTAGCAACAGGTGAAGCAACGGCTACAATTGTTCCAACCGCAGAGCCAAACCGTTGGGTTCGTATTTGGGAAAATACATGGAAAGACTTCAAACAGGTTCTACCATACTTGCTAATGGGTATTGCGCTTGGTTCATTAATCTACGGCTTCATCCCAACAGATTTGATTGCTGAGTACGCCGGTGCTGGCAACTGGTATGCAATCCCTGTAGCGGCCGTTATCGGTATACCGCTATACATTCGAGCTGAGGCAGTTATCCCACTAAGTGCTGCTCTAGTTCAAAAAGGCATGGCGCTTGGTTCGGTAATGGCATTGATCATAGGTAGCGCAGGTGCAAGTCTAACCGAAGTTATCTTATTGAAATCTATCTTCAAAAATCAAATGATTGTAGCATTCCTGTTCGTCATCCTAAGCATGGCAGTTGGGGCAGGTTACTTGTATACATTCCTGTTTGCTTAATTTCATGAATAACCATAACAAATGAGCCGCAATCGCGGCTCTTTGTGTATTTGCGGATGTACAAAAATTTTGTCGTTCATAGATATGCTTGCCATTAAGTTAGGAAGCTATTGCGTCCAAAATAAAAATATTGGACACCCATAATTTTGCTAGGTCACGAAATCCTAACCTAAGTAGCTCGGTTTACTATATCTTTAGAGTCGGAGGCGAGAATGCCTGCGCTGAAGTGATGGGTGTCCAGTATTTTGCGTCTGTATTTTGCGTCTATTCTAATGGTTTACTGCTATATGGTTTATTTCTGTATGCTTGGTTTAATCAACAAATTCATCCATGTTGATTAGTTTGGCTAGCAGTTGAGTTAGTTGCTGTGACTCATCTTTGGTTAATGAACTTTGAAATTGTTGAGAAATATCATTAACAATCGGGGAGCACTTGAGCATAACCGCTTGCCCCTCATCGGTTAGGGCTAACAATTTCACTTTTTTATTCGTTTCACTCTTACTTGCAGCAATCAAGTTTAGCTTTATGGCGTTATCGACCAGCCTTTTTGTGACCGAGCGGTTGCGCAATAATAGATCAGATAGCTCTTGTTGCGTCATTTGCCCGTGGGTATTTAAGACCTTAATCGCGCCAAACATTTCCAGTGATATGCCTGATGCTTCTGAAAGCTCATGAGAGACTTTGGCACGAAACTGTTTATAAGTAAATCCCATTAAAAACATCGGGTTTGAGTCTAATTTATCAATCCCCGTGATTGATAAGGCTGTGCGATTTTCCATAAATAATTCCTTGGCAGGCGACTAATAATGCTAATACGATCAGCATCATCTCACCTCGAAAATAGGTATCTTGCAAGCCGAGATCGGTTGCGGATACATAAAGTTGTAAAGGCAACATGGTTCCAAGCATTGCTTCAGTGTGTAGCGCTCTAACACCACCTCGACTGGCGCTGATCCAGACTGCTATCATCAAAACTAACAGTGTTAAAGCCACGATATAGATCAAGTTATGAGCATGTTGACCGGCTAATAGTGCCACAAAAACTAAGGCAATGGCACAACCACCCACATGGGCGTAAAAACAGGTTTTAACCATCATTTGGTAGATGGCGCGTTCACTTTGCGCTGCTGCAATAATCACAGGCATCATACAAAATGCTGCTGCAATTAGATCGACCATCATTAAAAAACCAAGACCAATGCCTAACATTGCAATATAGATAATGCGTTGTTGGTAGGTTACCTTTTTTGCCGGCATCATCGGTGGCGTAGGCTTTTTGGGTGGAGACATAAATAACATGACAAACCGAACCATAATTAAGGTGACTATCATGCTTGCTGCGATATCTCGGATCCAAATTGTCATCGGCATTGGAATATGTTGCGCAAATATAATGACTAAAAACCAGTTCAGCAATGGGATGTAGATTTGACCAAGCTTGGCTGGTGTATCAGCCCAACGTCTTGCCCAATCAAACACCCATAAACTAATACACCAAATAACTGCTGGATGAGATGCAAATAATTGTTGTACCAGTAGTGCGGCACAAGCAACGCCTAAAACAGGTAAGAATGCCTTTAACATTCCTATCATTGAATAGTTATTTAGTTTGGTTGCTGCCATTACTGGATATAAAGCTAAATAAGCGGCAATGTCGAGCTGTAACCATAGTTGCGCTAACATCCCTAAAGAGACAATTAACACCATCCATGTTACTTCATGCCAGTTGATATCACCACGGGTTGAATTATTCATAACAATGCCACCAAATTAATAATAAATACAATGACTAAACTAAATAACGTAAGTTAGCTAATAGGTGCATCCATACATTACTAAGGGTATCCCAAACAGAAGAATCAGAGATAACCATGACACTTACTTTTGAGCCAGAAAATAACGAATCATTTAATGTTGGTAAGGTAACTTGTGTACGAACTTTTTGCTGATCACGAATCCAACGATCATCATTAACGACGCGAGCTAAGCCATTGTTATCACTACTAGCATCAAAAATTGCTAGTTCTTTACCTTGAATTTTACCTTGATAAATTTCACCAGGAAGTGCATCAAAAATCACACGAACTTTAGTATCTTTAGCAAGTTTCGTGATGCCTTTTTCATTGAAGTCTGCATTTATCCAAGCGTGATTGCGGTCGACTAAAAATAGGACTGGATTACCTGCATTTACATAAGTTCCCGGAGTCAGGCTAAGGTTACTAATTACGCCATCTACAGGTGCTACAATTGTTGTTTTTTTCAAATTAAGTTGCGCTAATTCAACATTAGCATGAGCTGTAGCAAGTGCGCCATTTTCACTACTTTGGATTAGTTCAGCTTTAATTTGTGCAACCGATGCTCTTGCCGATGTAACGGCTTGCTGGTGAACTGCTAAACTGGTACGGCTATCTTCTAACATCTCTTGGCTAATGAGTTTACGACGCATTAACTGCTCATTACGTTTTACCTTATGTTGCTCATTAGCCGTTTCTTGGATGCGTTGACGCAGTGTTGCTGTTGCGCCATTGAGATGCTGTTTATTTGCTTGATAATGCTGCTCTGCAATAACTAATGCGGCTTTTGCTTGCGCGAGTGCCAATTGGTAGCGCGTTGCATCTAAGCGAACGAGTAAGTCACCTTTTTTAACCGATTGACCATTTTTAACGACTAATTTTACAACTGGTGCTGATACTTCGGCTGCAATTCGGCTTGTTGGGATATGTAGTTGAGCTTGTGTGGTAAAGGGCGCTAAGTTATCACTCATCACTAAAAATGCCGCAAATAGCGCACTTAGACCAAGAATAAAATAGAGTACCCATTGATATGCTTTGTTCATCATTATGTTTCACCTGCAACAATATTTGACGTGAGTATACATCGTTTTGTTTCAGGTGCAACATTATTCGTGCACTTTAATTTATAACGGTTGTTATATTAATCTATAAAGATCGTTATATTCGTTGATGAGGAAATGCTGGACACCCATAATTTAACGAGCAAATTCTTGCCCAGTCCCTTCTAACTACAACCGCGATGGCCAATCAAAAAGGAGGTTATCAAGGGGGTTTTTAACACAACAAAAGCAGTGGCGGTAAAAAGCCTTTTCGGCTTGAAGAAATCTGTCGGGTCAGAACCAGATTAGAAATTAAAAAAATTTGATGCAATTAGCATTTCTCAACTTAGCTATTGATAGCAAACTGAGCGCGAGTGATCTTCTCTTTCTCAGAGTTTGCGATATATCCTCGCTAGATAGGGTATTTTCGCGTTAAGCATATTCCAAATCATGCTACTCAACGCAGCTCAAGCAACACTAATTAGCGCAATTGAAATCGTAACAGCAATCTGATGGCTTTGGGCAAAGGACGCGTTCTGGGTCACTTTAGTTAGAACAAAAGCAGTTAGAACAAAAGCAACCGCCAATATCTGTACTAAGGCGAATGAATGTTTAATCATGTTGGCTCTCTCGTTTCGAATTTAATGGAACTATTATAGCGAAGGAAAAATATATTTCGAGGTTTTTCGAAATAAATGTTGACGACCAGAATTTACTGATTATAATTCGAAAAATATCGAAATGAGAGGTAAGCCACATGAGTCCAGAAATTATCGCAATGGCAAAAGAAGCAGGACATATGTTCCTATTCTTGGCTACAGAACTAGTCATACTATTCCTAGCTGTAAGCTATTTGGTCGGTATGCTCCAAGAGTTTTTAACCCCAGAGAAAATCCAATCAATCCTGAGTTCAAGAAAGGGCAAAGGTTACATCGTGGCTGCATTTCTCGGTGCAATCACACCATTTTGCTCTTGCTCAACGATTCCTTTTTTGAAAGGCCTATTGAGAGCTAGAGCAGGTTTTGGTCCAATGATGGTGTTCTTGTTTGCATCACCGCTACTTAATCCAATCATCATTGGTCTGTTCATTGCAACATTCGGCTTGAAAGTAGCAGTGTTCTATTTTGCAGTAGCTATGGTTGTTGCCGTTTCAGCTGGCTTTATCCTAGAGAAGTTAGGTTTTGAGAAATATGTACGTCCAGAAGCGTATGAATCAATAGATTCTGGCTCAAGCTGCGGTACTTCTTGTGGCGATTCTACACCAGCACCTAAAAAAGAGTCTGGCTGTGGAACCTCTTGTGGTGATGCTTTGCCAGAAGTACAAGTTTCTTGCTGCTCAGCAACAGGTGAAGCAACGGCTACAATTGTTCCAACCGCAGAGCCAAACCGTTGGGTTCGTATTTGGGGAAATACATGGAAAGACTTCAAACAGGTTCTACCATACTTGCTAATGGGGATTGCGCTTGGTTCATTAATCTACGGCTTCATCCCAACAGATTTGATTGCTGAGTACGCAGGTGCTGGCAACTGGTATGCAATCCCTGTAGCGGCCGTTATCGGTATACCGCTATACATTCGAGCTGAGGCAGTTATCCCACTCAGTGCTGCTCTAGTTCAAAAAGGCATGGCGCTTGGTTCGGTAATGGCATTGATCATAGGTAGCGCAGGTGCAAGTCTAACCGAAGTTATCTTGTTGAAATCAATCTTCAAAAACCAAATGATTGCAGCATTCCTGTTCGTCATCCTAAGCATGGCAGTTGGGGCAGGTTACTTGTATACATTCCTGTTTGCCTAATTGAATAAAAAACCATAACAAAAGAGCCGCAATCGCGGCTCTTTTTGTGTTTTCGGATGTACAAAATTTTTGTCTTTAGTGGAGGGGCTAGCTCATAGGTATGCTTGCCATTAAGTTAGGAAGCTATTGCGCCTAAAAGCACCTTAGAGTGATAAATCCAAAACGTTAGTAATTCTTACCAATTTATATACAGCTGCAATCATCACTAATCTTTTGTAGCACCGCCGATATAACTCCCAGACTTCCCTAACGCACTATTAAACGATTTAGTTTATGATTGTCAGCGTACAATTTTTTCGGTAATTAGAGAACGTAGTCCTTATGAGCCATCTAAATGATGAGCAAGTTCAATCGCTTGCAAATTTTAAAAGCAATATACACCTTCCTCATGGAGGTTTTCACACCCTGATTGTGGATCTTTGTCGAGAATATCAACTCCCTTTTCCTAAGGTGAGAACGGTGGTCAAAGCATCACAAATCGATGTTGAAAACAAGATTCTAGATGCTGATATTGCTGACTTAGAACGTATTGTCACTAAGCAATACTGGGTCGATTTGATTCGTGAACGACTAGCGCTGCTGGCGGTAGATAATAAAACGCCTCTGCAAGATATCACCGAAACAGAGCTGTACCGTCAATGTCTTGAGTCGATCCGAGAAATGAAGTGCTCAGGAGCGACTCAGCAGTTGCAAGCCTCTACCATTGAGAGCCTGAACTCAGTCTATGAGATGAGTGTCTATAAGCCATTGAAAGCCATGTTGCACACTACTCAGCTGCAATGGAAACTCAAACGTGAACTGCAGAGTATGACTGAAGAGCAAAGAACGCTGTTTTGTGATTACCCCGCCTATATGCAGGCCACCAAGCATCTGCTCGATTTATGTGATGAGATGACATCTTTAACGGTCACTCGCTGACATGTTTGACAATAGGGCATGAAGCCAACTGAACTGCACCAATAATGTTGAACACTAAGTTAACGACTTTCCATTTCATCTTTTGTTATCCATGAATTGCTCATTTAGAAAGGCCACTGACACGGAATTCTCCAGAGGCTTCATAGACTTGAAGTTTTACTTGTGGCACTTTTCTCAAAAAGTGCCAGCTAGCTCAGATCTGCCCCAAAACTCGTTAGATTAAATACTCTACAAAATTTAGGGATCTCCGTTTTCCCTACCAAATCTAATCAACCTAGTGTCTAACAAAATGAGCCTTACCAAGGAGTGGATCCCATACATCATGCCTGTACAGAATTAAACCTGATTTCTCGCTCCCCAAAATTAACTTACTTTCCATACCTAGGTCTTAAAATGCATTGCCAATTTGATAGTTCACTATACATTTAAGTCTGAGTAATTAAATTCATAGTTCGTTATGGTAGTAGGGAAGCCTTACGTTAAGAATGAAAAAAGCCAGCAATTCAAGCGACCAGCTAATTAATCATCAACGCACCTTATAGGGAGGCAGTTTCGCCTGTTATTGGCGGTGTGTCGGGGGACCTGTTGGTGCTTCATTTGCTGTGATGTAACCATCTTTGTTTTTATCCAAATGATTAAAGCGTTTGGTGCCTGCCTTAAATTCAGAAGCTGATACTTTTCCATCACCATTTTTATCCAATCGATTGATAAACTTATTACTCTGGTTTTGATTTTTATTGAGGTTCTGAGTTTGATTTCCTGAGCGAACTTGGCTGCTTACATTTGCACCCGTCGTCGTATATTCGTTGACTTTTTCAGCCTGAGGAGGTGTGTTTGCTTGAGCCGGAAAGTCGTCATAACCGCCTCTTACGCTGCGTACATAATTATCAACCCGAATATAATCGCCTTGTGGACCACGTGACATCGGTTGCCCCGCTTTAGGGTCGCTACGCTGTGAACCCGCACCATGTACATCCATTATGTTCTCATGCATTTGACCTAAAGCTTTACCAAAAGACACATAAACTGCGCCAGACTCTGGAGTAGGGCCATCAAGGTGAGTGGTTGAACTCCAATAATAAGGGTAGTCTTTTTCACCAGCTTCATTTGTTATTGAAGATGTGTAGAAAATAGGGTCGATGGCTGCTGAGTTAGAGGTTTCAGGTGAGCGTGTATAATCCACAATGCTTTGTAGCTCTTTTGCATTTGGTAAACGCCAATCACTCTGGTCTGCTAATGTTAGGTTTTCTGAATACTCTAGTGCTTCTTGCCAATTCAAACCTGCTTTGCTGTCCTCTTGTTGCCAAGTTAAACCTGTCGCTAAATCGGTGACGGTGCCATCATTATTGTTAATGAAGTTGTTTTTACCGTAGGTTTCATTGCCTCTAACAAACCTAAAGTACATTTTATTCGGTTCTTTAGTGCGAGGGTTAAACTTTGGGTAACCTTTGATACGACCATCAACAAAATTAACCCCAAAAACCGTATCATCATTTTTCATGGTTTTGTCAACATACTCAGTACTGGACCAAGTTTGTGCATCAATTTCTCGCTCTCCAATCTGTGTATTACCGAGAGGTTGGTTAAAGAAACTAGTGTCGATAAAAGGTGTGACCGCTTTTTGTCCTTTAACCTGACCTGAGAACTGAATGAGTGAATAGAGCTCTTTAATGGTAGGAATGCGCCAGTCATCATGACCTGCTAAATTCAAACTGTTCATTTTGAGCAATGCTTCATCGTAGCTAAGTTTTTCCCCCATCTGCTTTTGCCAGATTAAGCCGGTAATATTATCGGTGATAGTGCCATCATTATTGTCTGTGTATGACGCTTGGTTCGAGTTGTAGTTGGAATCCTGACCATAAAAATCATCCCCACTGACTGGAAATGGTATCACTTCATTATTGTTGTACGATTTTTTTTGTCCGGTATCGACAATTGCGTAGTTAGCGGTTTGTGATGTTTGGAATAATTCGGGTTGGGCCGCATTGTTTACGACCATAAGGTCTTCACCGAAAATAACATGACCACTGAAGTTTTTACGGATCATTTTCAAACTCGCTTCAGTGTCAATTTCTCCAGTATTAAAATGTGTGTAGACAAGATTTTTCACTTTCGCTTTTTGAGCAAGTGTACTTGAGTCATTCAAATTAAGATGAGCGTGAGCTTTCTTATTTGAACCATTTTCCTTATCTTTTTTAGACCTTTTATTTTTTTGACGCCCGCCAATCATTACCATTCCGCCAGAATCTATGATCATATAATCCGCATTTTTGGCGAGAGTAGGCAGAGCTTCTGAATAAGTTAGATCCCCAGTAATAACGATCGATTGGCTATTGTAGTCAAAGCGATAGGCGATAGTATGGATTGTATGTGGAACTTGAAGTGTCGTGACTTGTATATCACCAACAGAAAATGATTCCCCACCTTCTATATCGGTCACATCCAAAGCTTTGATTCGATCATCCAAGTTTCTTTGAGTTTTCCCGAGTCGATATTCAATATCAGATTCATACAAATCCACGTTTGTTTCCGTCATTTTTTTTGTATTGGGGGGGCCAATAATGGTGAAATCATCTCTGCCTAATAATAGGCGAATTAATACGGGAACAAACTCTTCATTATGATCTAGATGGTGATGAGTGATAAATAGGCTCGATAAGTCACGAACATCAAAACCAATTTTAGATAAGTTTGCTTGAGTGCCATTACCCATATCAACCAGTATATGGGTGTTACCAGCAGAGATTAAGGTGCTAGCGCTCGCGCGATTTTCATTATAAATAGGCGAACCTGATCCAATGATAGTAGCTGTAAGTTGATCTTCCGCATGAACTGAGTTCGTTATCAATGTCACCAAAACAATAAACCCGAGTATGTGTTTTCTCATAACTTCCTTCTTATAGAGTGTGTTGAAAAATGGGATAGGTAAAGTGAAGACAAGGAATAGAGTATCAATGAGGGATATATTGAAAACTCAATTTACATATTTTTACACCACTGATTAGAGCTAAAGAAATTTGGCATATAAAGTTCGAGGCCTACTCTAATCAAAATTTTCTCTATGTTATTAGGCGACAATTAGCTTAACAATAAAGGTGGCTTGAGAGTGTTCTGCTACAGTGTTTATGGACACTCTACTAAACGAATGTTGCCATACCTCAGTTTATTCATGCTTTACTAAATTAGAAAAAACGTAACTCGGAATTGTCCAGAGACGTTTTAGCGAGTGTTGTAACTCGCCTTTGCCCCAAAGTTGCGTAGCTCAGCAATCTTGACTTACTTCTTACGACATTAGTTGACCTACTTTTGCTAATGATTAAATATGTACTCAGTTTACTATGGTGCGTTGGGCAGATAAGGTCTGATTTTGAACCAAAGTGAGGCTTTACTGTTTTACCAAAGCCTTCAATAGTCATTGAAAATGATATCGTTCAATATCAGTTAGTACTTAAAAAGGGTTGAAGTAAAATTGATTAAGACAGATTGGGAAATATTTAAAGCAAAATTTTCAACAAATCCACAAGACGCTTTTGAATGGATGTGTTATCTCCTTTTTTGCAATGAATTCCGAGTGAAAACTGGTATTTTTCGATATAAAAACCAGTCGGCAATAGAAACCAATCCAATTTCATCAAATGGAGTCAATATTGGCTGGCAAGCTAAATTTTATGCAACTGCATTATCTAGTCACAAAAATGATATACTAGAAACAATTACAAAAGCAAAACGTGATTACCCTGATTTAAATAAAATAATTTTTTACACAAACTCAGAATGGGGTCAAAACAAAGGAAAAGAACCACAAGGAAAGATAGAAGCAGAAACAAAGGCAAAGGAAAATAACTTAGAAATTGAGTGGCGATGCTGTAGTTTTTTCGAATCGCCGTTTGTTGTCGATGATTGTAGTCGGTTCATTTCGTACTTTTTCACTCAATCTGACAATTTGTTTGGGCTTTTGGAGTCATTTGAGTCTCATACAGGTACAATTTTGGATGATATTGAAACTTCTATAGCCTTTGGCGACCAAGATGTTTCAATCGATCGCTCTAGTATTATATCTGAAATTGAAAAGTCAGACACTAACGCGTCAATTATAAGTGGTGAAGGCGGCACAGGGAAAACATCTCTCATAAAAGAACTTTATGGTAATAAGGGGGCGAATGATGCCTTTTATGTACATAAAGCGACAGAGTTTTCCGTTAGCAACTTAAATGAATTTCTATCAGGTGTTTTTTTAAAGGACTTTATTGAAGCACATGAAGGGGCTGACAATAAAACAGTTGTTATTGATTCTGCGGAACACTTAATTGCTTTAGAAAATACGGCTCCTATTAAAGAGTACCTTTCTAGCTTAATCAAAGCTAAATGGAGGGTGTGGTTCACTACGAGAAATGCCTACCTAGATGACTTGGTTTTTCAATTATATGAAATGTACAAAATTAGTTTTAAGCCGATACATTTAGAGAATCTGAACGAAGATACATTATTCGAACTTGCCAAAAAACATGATTTTGTCATCCCTGATGATAAAAAGTTCAAAGTGCTCATATTAACACCATTTTATCTCAGAGAATATTTGAGGCATTATCAGGAGAACAAAGGTGCAAGCTACTTTGAATTCAAAGAGTCTTTATGGCCAAGAGTCATTGCGAAACGATCCCCACAACGAGAGCAATTTTTTATACATCTTGCCGAAGAAAGAGCTAATTCAGGAAGATTTTTCGTCATTCCAGACTTTAGCTACTCAAATGAAGCGGTAGAAAAAGCATTAGTTTCCGATGGAATAATCAGCTATGAGCCTACTCGTGGGTATTTTATTACTCATGACATATACAAAGAATGGGCGCTTGATAAATTCGTAGAGAGCAATTTTTTAACTTCAGTAAATTCAGAAATATTTTTTGAAAAAATACAAGAGTCTTTGGCCATAAGAAGAGTTTTCAGGCGGTGGTTATCAGAGAAACTTAGCGCGTCCAATGAAGATGTTAGCCACCTTATTATGGAAACCTTGTCATCTTGCAAAATATCTAATTTGTGGAAAGATGAAGTTTTAGTCTCTATGCTTCTGTCCGATTATTCCGATTACTTTTTTAAAGTGAATAAAGATTCACTATTGGAAGACGATTTCCAACTTCTCAAGCGGTTATCCTTGCTGATAAGAATAGGATGTAAGGAGGTAGATAATAGCCTTTTTGACAAGTTTGGTGTCAGGGCGCCAGATATTTTATCAATGGAGTATGTAATTACTAAGCCGAAGGGAAACGGGTGGTATTCGCTTATCAAGTTCATCCATAATAATATAGAAAATATAGGTATTGATAATCTTAATTTTGTATTACCCGTTCTCCATGACTGGAATAGTCACAATAACTCTGGTGATGCAACAAAATGTGCTAGCCTAATTGCTCTAGCGTTTTACAAGTCGGCAATCGAAGATAGAGTTTATATTGGAGATGACAGTTTTTCCAAAAATTTGATTCTAACTATTCTTTATGGAGTCAGTGAAATAAAAAGCGAGCTTAAAGAGATTATTGATGAAGTAACTTTAAACAACTGGAAGCGACATAATAATCCATATCACTTAATGAGTGAATTCATTTTAACAAGAATGGAATGTTTTAATGTTGCTACTGAAATCCCAGAAAAAGTAATAGCTCTAGCCAAATGTTTTTGGATATATGAACCACAAAAGAATGATTGTTTTTATGGTTCAAGACTAGAGATAGAACATGAATTTGGTGTTGAGTCTAGTCACCAAGACTATTATCCTGCTAGTGCTTATCAAACACCTATATATGCCTTATTAAAGGCAGATTTAAAACTAGCACTAAATTTCATTACCGACCTAATAAATTATTCATCAAAAACATATGCTGTATCTAGCCTTGATAAAGGTCAAGTAGAGACTGCAACACTGTATCTAGATAATGGTAAAAATGTCAATTTACCTATTTCAACTCGTCTTTGGTGCATGTACCGAGGAACACAGGTAACCCCTAATCTACTTGAATCAATACTAATGTCGCTCGAACGTTTCTTTCTTGAGAGAGGAAAAAGTACTAAATCTGAAGTACTTGAATATTATCTAAATTATATCCTAGAAAGAGCTGAATCTTCTGCGCTTGTGGCTGTTGTTGCAAGCATAGTATGTGCGTTTCATGAGAAAACATTTAATGTTGCCAAAACTCTATTTAGAACGAGAGAATTTTTCTTTTATGACTCTTCTCGAATGATTCTGGATCAAACACATAAGACTCAACTTACCTCGCTGAAAAACTTTAGTATCAATCGAATGAATGAGCTTCATGAGAATGAAAGGATAAGTGCCTGTGACAAAAAACATAGGCAACATTCACTAGAAGACATAGCACTCCAATATCAATTTTTTAGAACTGAGGACGTAAGTGAAAAGGAATCAGAAAAACGACTTCAGGAAATTTGGGAAATTCTGGACTATCACTACAAGAATTTACCAGCTAAGGAACACGAAAATCATCAACATAAAACATGGCGTTTATTTTTGGCTCGCATGGACAAAAGGAAAATGGCTCCTGAAGCGAAAAAAGTAGAAAACGGTATAGCAATAGAACTCAATCCTGAAATTGCTCCAGATCTCAAAGAATATAGTGAAACGTCTCAGCGAGAAGCAAATAAGCCTTTTGCACATTTAGCTTTAAATACTTGGGCCGATAGCAGGCTCTACGATAGAGATAGTTACAATAAGTATGAGTCTTATGAAAATGAGCCATTGACTGCTTTGGGTGAGGCAAAAGAAATATGGAATAAGCTTTCTGAGGGCTGTATGACGGAGGGATTGCTGTTCGATCGAGCCACACCATCGTATGTATGCACTGTGTTGTTGAGGGACTTCAAAGAAAAATTAGGAAAAACCGAGCTAGAATTTTGCAAGGAAGTCATATTTGAATATGCAAACATCGTTAACAATGATGATTACATACATCAGATTGGTGACGGCCTTGTTCCTGCTTTATTTGTTCTTCCAAGGTTAATAAAAGATTTTCCAGATGAAAGATTTACTATCAAGCTTATCTTAATTAGAGCTTTAATGAGACATGACTCGATATCGATGATGGGAATGGATAGGATAAATTCAGTAGCTATTCAAGCTGTGCAGCACTTATGGAACGACGACCCTGAGTTCATGAAGTCTTTGTACATTGGGTATTTGGTAGTTGCTCAAAAATATAGAGTTGTTCAGGATCGTTTAAGGCAAGAGGCGTATGAACAGAAAAAATATGATATTGATAAAAATGACTTTGAACAGGAGTTGTTTAAAGAACTAGAGAGTGTAATAAAGAGTATCGAAGATGAAACCATCAAGGAATCCGCAATCGACAATATTGAAAGCGTAGATAGCGACATATTGATAACTGCTTTTCAGCTTTTGCCATTAGGTAATGTACTTAAAGAACCTTTGCCCTTTGTCGAGGAAATTATTAGGGTAATTTCACAACAATTACTCTCACGTGATAGAGAAGACCGTCTTGATTATGCATTTAGACATGAGTTTTTGAAACACTATGCTCGTTTTGTCCTTCATCTAGATAATGACAAAAAAGATAGATACCTGAAATATTTTACGGATAATTTCACCTTGAGCGAAGGTACGGCAGATTTATTAAATGAATTTGTTAGCGCTGAAGACTCGCT
Above is a genomic segment from Vibrio gallicus containing:
- the avs4 gene encoding AVAST type 4 anti-phage nuclease Avs4; translated protein: MIKTDWEIFKAKFSTNPQDAFEWMCYLLFCNEFRVKTGIFRYKNQSAIETNPISSNGVNIGWQAKFYATALSSHKNDILETITKAKRDYPDLNKIIFYTNSEWGQNKGKEPQGKIEAETKAKENNLEIEWRCCSFFESPFVVDDCSRFISYFFTQSDNLFGLLESFESHTGTILDDIETSIAFGDQDVSIDRSSIISEIEKSDTNASIISGEGGTGKTSLIKELYGNKGANDAFYVHKATEFSVSNLNEFLSGVFLKDFIEAHEGADNKTVVIDSAEHLIALENTAPIKEYLSSLIKAKWRVWFTTRNAYLDDLVFQLYEMYKISFKPIHLENLNEDTLFELAKKHDFVIPDDKKFKVLILTPFYLREYLRHYQENKGASYFEFKESLWPRVIAKRSPQREQFFIHLAEERANSGRFFVIPDFSYSNEAVEKALVSDGIISYEPTRGYFITHDIYKEWALDKFVESNFLTSVNSEIFFEKIQESLAIRRVFRRWLSEKLSASNEDVSHLIMETLSSCKISNLWKDEVLVSMLLSDYSDYFFKVNKDSLLEDDFQLLKRLSLLIRIGCKEVDNSLFDKFGVRAPDILSMEYVITKPKGNGWYSLIKFIHNNIENIGIDNLNFVLPVLHDWNSHNNSGDATKCASLIALAFYKSAIEDRVYIGDDSFSKNLILTILYGVSEIKSELKEIIDEVTLNNWKRHNNPYHLMSEFILTRMECFNVATEIPEKVIALAKCFWIYEPQKNDCFYGSRLEIEHEFGVESSHQDYYPASAYQTPIYALLKADLKLALNFITDLINYSSKTYAVSSLDKGQVETATLYLDNGKNVNLPISTRLWCMYRGTQVTPNLLESILMSLERFFLERGKSTKSEVLEYYLNYILERAESSALVAVVASIVCAFHEKTFNVAKTLFRTREFFFYDSSRMILDQTHKTQLTSLKNFSINRMNELHENERISACDKKHRQHSLEDIALQYQFFRTEDVSEKESEKRLQEIWEILDYHYKNLPAKEHENHQHKTWRLFLARMDKRKMAPEAKKVENGIAIELNPEIAPDLKEYSETSQREANKPFAHLALNTWADSRLYDRDSYNKYESYENEPLTALGEAKEIWNKLSEGCMTEGLLFDRATPSYVCTVLLRDFKEKLGKTELEFCKEVIFEYANIVNNDDYIHQIGDGLVPALFVLPRLIKDFPDERFTIKLILIRALMRHDSISMMGMDRINSVAIQAVQHLWNDDPEFMKSLYIGYLVVAQKYRVVQDRLRQEAYEQKKYDIDKNDFEQELFKELESVIKSIEDETIKESAIDNIESVDSDILITAFQLLPLGNVLKEPLPFVEEIIRVISQQLLSRDREDRLDYAFRHEFLKHYARFVLHLDNDKKDRYLKYFTDNFTLSEGTADLLNEFVSAEDSLNMPDSFWYVWNRFKSYIVDSLSSQGWRHDKERTIESFLFARTPWKDDALAWHTFSAENKVFFYDLSGKIGGEPSFIYSISKLLCSIGSEFIDDGIYWICNAIKTFDIDLSQDKSGNTLFYLERYMRRYLFKNHDRVRQTPKLKVQVLVVLDFLVEQYSITGYLLREDIA